DNA from Luteolibacter yonseiensis:
GTAGAGCGGGCGGAGGTTGTCGAGGGCGGTTGCGAGAAGCTTCTCCTCAGTAGGGGTGAGATTCCCGAGTGTCTTGAAGGAAATCATCTCCAGCGAATCGATGACGGATTTCGCCGCGCGGAGGTTCACCTGCTTTTCCCCGGTGTGCGGATTGGGAATCTGGCCGAGGAAGAGACCGGCGTTCTGGGCCTGGAGGATGACGAATTCATTGAAGCGGGGATCGGCTTCGGGCGCTGCTGACATGGGAGGAGGTTCCTGAGTTTCCGGGAGGATGACAAGAGGGAAGACGCGGGTCCGGCATGCGGCGATTCCGGTATCGAAATTGAAACCGGAGCCGATGGGCCGGGCCTGGCGGGAGGAACCGAACCGGCCGCCGGATCCCCGCGATCCGTCAGCTCCACCCGATTGAGGGGGCGGGTTTCCCTTCCCAAAAAAGCGCGTTGTGGTGGATGACTGTGCTCCGCCACCCATGAAAACCCATTTTCTCATTTCTCTCGCCTGCGCCGCTGCCGGAGCCCTGGCCACGGCGCATCCGATCGGCAACGTCAACCGCTACCTCTCCAACTCGGCACGCACGGATGTCATCGGACCGGACATGTGGACCAC
Protein-coding regions in this window:
- a CDS encoding DUF1844 domain-containing protein, with translation MSAAPEADPRFNEFVILQAQNAGLFLGQIPNPHTGEKQVNLRAAKSVIDSLEMISFKTLGNLTPTEEKLLATALDNLRPLYQTALASAQH